GCAACCCGATACATCCCCGGTTCTACTGCTTGTTTCACCGTCCTTTCCCCGCCACGACACTGTTCACGACATTGTTTTAGGACTTATGCAGTTGGACAATTTCTCACAGGCGCAGCCCACGAGAAATTGTCCAAAATCCAGAAAGCTTATCGCAAGTGCGTAAGTTTTGTGTTTATGGCGTTTATGGCAAAGGATTCGGCTCTCTCCCTCTAGGAGTTGGGTTTTCCTCTATCGGCAGATAGAGTATCCGCGATCTCACAACGCAGTATGCTTTCCTTTGCTGGAAACTAGACCTGGAAACTAGAAGCAGTCGAAACTGGAACTGATCATTTCAGTGGATTGATCAATCAACTGAATCAATCGACTGAATCAATCGTTAAGATTCAGCTCCTCAAAACGACTGATTTTCTACCCCCAATTCCCTGCGCTCTATCCCTCAATCCCAAACTCATGTTTAATCTGCAAACCGAGCAGCCCGTCCATGCCAGCTTGGTTGTTGAACATACTGTGCCACGCGGCAAAGGCATTGCTTTTCGCCGATGGCACGCCAAACTCACCCGCACGGCCTGGCGTTTCAAGGGCTATATCCGCACCGACCTGCTGCCGCCTGTCAAAGGCAAAAGCCAGCTCAAGTGGTATTCCATCGTTCACTTTGACTCGCCAGAGAATCTCAACGCCTGGCTGAAGTCGAAAGACCGGGAAGCCGTGATCAATGCCGAAGATCATCCCGTTGAGTCCTACCAGTTCAAGTCCTTCACCACCGGGCTAGAGGGCTGGTTTTCGCCCAAAATCGGCGGTGAGCAACTGGGATTGGGGCCGCCCGCCTGGAAGCAAAACCTAGCAGTCGTGCTGGGGCTATATCCGACGCTAATGATTCAGTCGGTGCTGCTGGGCGCATTGGGCTTTATGAAAAACCTGCCCCACCCCAGCGCCATGCTGCTCGACAATTTCATTTCCTGCTCCATCCTGACCTGGCTGGTGATGCCGTGGGTCACACGCACGCTGTCCTTTTGGTTGCAACCCGCCGCCCAGCCGCTACCCCAAAAACTCAACGCGCTGGGAACGATTGCGGTGATCGGGGTGCTGGGTGGGCTGCTGATGCTGTTTAGCGAGTTGCGGATATGACCCACAAACGCTTCATCATCGAAATGGGCATGGGCATTGACCAGCATGGACAAGACCCTACGGTTGCCGCAGCGCGGGCTGTGCGAAATGCGATCGCCCACAATGCCCTTCCCGGCATCTGGGAAGTCGCCGGCCTCAACCACCCCGATGAAATGCTCGTCGAAGTGCAAGTCGGCGTGCCCTATCCAGAGCTAGTGCGGCAGGCAGAAGTGCTGGCAGTGCTTCCCTTCGGGCAAAAACGCCTGATCGTGGAATCTGGCGGCATGGTGGTTCAGGGACGAGCCATCCCGGAACTAGACGACAAAAACGACGAAATGCTAATTGCCGTGGCCGCCGTCACCGTTTGGGTATAGCTCCTGAAGACCCAGCCGAAGCAATCCAAAGTCGGGCTGACACGCTTTATCTCATCCCCAAACCTTAAAGCGTCGTCGCCTCAAACGTATTGCACTGATTCACGTCGCCCGTCTTGATTCCCTGGGTAAACCAGCGGACGCGCTGTGCTGAGGTGCCATGGGTGAAGGAATCGGGAACAGCATAGCCCTGGGCTTGCTTCTGGAGGCGATCGTCACCAATGGCAGCAGCAGCATTGAGCGCTTCTTCCACATCGCCCTTCTCCAAGATCTGCTGAGCCTGGTGGGTGCGATTTGCCCATACGCCTGCGAAACAATCCGCCTGAAGCTCCAGCCGAACCGAAAGCTGATTGGCCTGGGTTTTGCTGACGCGACGCTGCATCGACTGCACCTGGTCGGAAATCCCCAGCAGGTTTTGTACATGGTGCCCGACCTCATGGGCAATCACATAGGCGTAGGCAAAGTCGCCCCCTGCCCCCAGCCGACGCTGCATGTCGTTATAAAAGCTCATGTCCAAGTAGACTTTTTGATCCAGCGGGCAGTAGAAGGGGCCCATTGAGGCTTGTGCCGTGCCGCAGCCCGAATTTACAACACCCGAAAACAGCACCAGCTTTGGCTCAACGTACTTTGAGCCTTTTTCGCGGAAGATCTGCGACCAGGTATCTTCGGTATAGCCCAAAACCGTCGAAACGAAGGCAGCCGCCTGGTCGTCTTGGGGAGGGGCCGGAGCGACTTGGGCGGGGCTGTCGTATACGGGAGACTGGTTCAGCACCATTGACGGGTCGCCCCCCAGCAGCGCCACCAGCAGCGCCAACAGCAAAGCCCCCAGCCCGCCGCCAACCACGCCGCGAGAGGGTCTCATTCCACGCCGATCTTCTATATTGGTGCTTCGCCGACCAAACTCCCAGCGCATAGTGGGCCTCCTGCTCTCCAGTTTGTCTTGGAAATACTAATGCCTTATGTAGTTAGGACCTACGCACTTGCGATTAATTTTTCTGAGTTTTGTACGGTTTCTCACGGGTGCAGCCCGCGAGAAATCGTACAACTGCGTAAGCCCTAGTAGTTTTACTTAGAGTAGCATCCAGGGCTAGGATTTTCCGGTTTGCCACGGTACAAGAGTTGCGAAATCTTTTCCGAGAGGTTTTACTGCTTTATCCACGCTTTTGCTGATTTATTCGGCTTTAAGCATTTTTATGCGCTCTTAATGATCGGCAGGGCGATCGCCCCCAGCATCAACCAGCCCCGGCCCAAAGATCGGCGCGGGGTCCAGTCCGGTAATGTGGTGAAACTGCTGGGGCGTGAGGGTGCTGAGTAGTGGCTCTGTCTCGCGTTGGGCTTCCCACTGGCGGAGGCGATCGCGCACTTGGCTGATAAATGGCAGTCCTTTGGGTAGGGGCACAGCGGCCCAGCAATCCACCAGCGTTTCCACTAGCGCCAGTTCGATCAGCGGCGGCGGATAGCGGCGAAACAAAGCGTCCAGGCTAGTATAAACGTCTTGAGCCTCTTCGCTATCGAGCGCGTAGAGCTTGATGATGTGTTTCACACGCTGCTGGTTGACCTGTTCCAGAAGTTGTTCCAAAGGTTGCATGGGAGATGGATTCAATGGGCGAGGGTAGCAAATCAGCACGAAGGGGCAAGGAACCGGGGCACGGCATTTTCAGCGAGGTTCAGATTCAGAGAGATTCACAAAGATTCAGAGAGGCTTCGATGCAGCCCCCAACCTGGAAGTAGGCAGATCTGGAAAGTTCTAGCGCGTTTTGGGGCAGTTGGCACAGGTTCTTGGCAACTTCTTTTTAGATGTTCATGAAATAAAACAGTTGGCGCAGCGGGCGGACGGAAGTTGTCGTAGAATTGGGGCGTTTGACGCATTCTCCACGGTCTCTTTCACGGGTTTTGTTATGCCACATTCTGCACTGCGATCGCCCCTTGCTCGTGTGTCTGCCCTGGTGCTGACGACGGCGGGATTACTTGTCCTGGGGTTGCCCACATCATCCGCGCTGGCCAGCTATCGCTATCGTCGCGTCAGAACGTCCGACTATGACGAATGTACTGCGGATTTGATCGGTCGGGGAGCAGCGGAGGCAGTTGCAGCGACGGCCTGCGCCAGCGCGTTTCACCCGCGAGAAGTGTCGCGCTGCGTGGCGGGCATTGGCGGTGGCGAGACGTTGGTGGTCAGCGATGTGCTAAGTGCTTGCCGCAGCGTGCGTCGTCCCGAAGACCTGGCACAATGTTTCAACCAAATCGTGGGAGATGATGAGACAGCCAACCTGTCGAGCGTGTTGAGCCACTGTCGCCGCAGCCTGCTGCCTAACGAGTTTGCTAACTGCGTGGTGGGCATCAAAAACGGCAGCACCCTGACTACCGACCGGGCCCTGGCCACCTGCATCGACGCAGTAGACACGCCGGGGCGTGTGGTGCAGTGAGTCATTGGATGGAGGGTGAATAGATGGCTACTGGCCCACCGCCAGATGAGGCGGACGGGGAGGGTTTGCACAGCGATTCCCTAGCGGCAGACCGTTTAGCCCCAGACCCGACTAGCGGGGCGATCGCCCCTACACACATCACGTCTGAACCCGCCTTTCACCACATTCCCGTGCTGGGCGCGGAGGTGCTGGCGGGGTTGGCAGTCAAACCTGGCGGACGCTATCTGGACGCAACGGCCGGCGGCGGCGGCCACAGTCGGCTGATCCTTGAAGCAGCGCCGGACACGCAGCTTGTGGCCCTGGATCAAGACGAGCAGGCGATCGCCGCGATTCGGGCTAACCTGGCAGAATTTGGCGATCGCGTCTCGGTTTGTCACACCAACTTTGCGGCTTACAATCCGGGCGCGATCAGATTCGACGGCATTCTGGCGGATCTGGGCGTGAGTTCGGTACAGTTTGACCAGGGCGATCGCGGCTTTAGCTTTCGCCATGCGGCCCCGTTGGACATGCGGATGAACCGCCATCAGCCCCTCACTGCCGCCGACATCATTAACACCTGGGATGAAGTTGAGCTAGCCAACCTGTTTTACCGCTACGGCGAGGAGCGGCTGTCGCGCCGGATTGCCTGCCGTATTGTGGAACAGCGACCGTTTGAGACGACGACAGAACTGGCAGAGGCGATCGCCCGCAGCGTTCCCCCCGCCTATCGACACGGGCGCATTCATCCTGCCACTCGCGTCTTCCAGTCCCTCCGCATCGCCGTCAACGACGAACTCAACGTTTTAGAAGCATTTCTCAATAGGTCGCCCGCCTGGCTAATGCCGACTGGAAGATTAGTCGTCATCAGTTTCCACAGTCTGGAAGATCGGCTAGTCAAACACACTTTTAGAGCCGTACCCGCCCTGCGCGTCATCACCAAAAAGCCAGTCCAGCCGACCGATGCAGAGCTATCCGCCAATCCCCGCGCCCGCTCAGCCAAACTGCGGGTGGCAGAGCGAATTGCAGAAACAGCGCCAGAATTGCCGCCAAAACTCAACCGCTAAAACACCCAGAAAGCAGCTTTTAGGGGGCGCAAGCTCCACAACCTTGAATTTAAGTGGCACAATAGCTAACTGGCCAGCCTAATTGCAGGCAAGGCAATTCGGTTTGGTATTTCGAGATACCGACCCAACTCGGAAAATGCCACTATACCTGAATCGTCGTAAAAACAGTTTATCTCTCAAGCTCAAAAACGGTTGTGTAGCAGGCATTACGCGAGCAGTGAAAAGATTACGAGTTTTAGACTGCAACTTTTAGACTGCAACGTTTGCACGGGTTGGTTTTAGTTCTTCTAGAGACTTTGATTATGAAGCGACTCAAGTTCTTGTTCACGGCCTTTTTGACGGCCCTGTTGACGATTACACTGGTGACTGCTTGTAACTCCAGCGCCCCCACAGCGGGCGGCGACGCTGGCAGAACATTGACCATGGCTACCTCTGCCGACTATCCCCCCTATGAGTTTATCGACACGTCGAGCGGCAGCCAGGAAATCGTTGGCTTTGATGTCGATATCGCCAAATACATCACCAGCAAGCTGGGTTATGGACTCAAGATTGACAACATTGACTTCAATGCGCTGATTCCAACTCTGCAATCTAAGCGGGCTGATTTTGTGATGGCGGGCATGACCCCGACGGAAGAGCGGAAGCAAAACGTCGATTTTTCCCAGATTTATTATGAAGCCAAGAATGCGATTGTGTCGAAATCTGGCTCAGGTCTGACGAGTGCTGCAAGTCTGAGCGGCAAGACCCTGGGCGTGCAGTTGGGTTCGATTCAAGAGCAAGCCGCCAAGGAGTTTCAGGGCGCAAACGTCAAGGCGTTGAACCGAATCAATGAGATGATTCAGGAGCTAAAGGCTGGACGGATTGATGCCATTTTGATGGAAGACACGGTTGCCAAAGGCTACATGGCCGCCAACCCCGACCTGGAAATGAATGTCCTCCCCAACGAGGGAGAAGCGGGTTCGGCGATCGCCTTCCCCAAAGGGTCTGAACTGCTTGGCCAGTTTGACCCCGTCATTTCCGAGATGAAATCCAACGGCGAGTTGGAAAAGCTGATTGTGAAGTGGTTTGGGAGCGACACGCCTGCTTCCTAATCGCCTTGGGTAATACTCCGTTAAGGCATACCCCATGCTGAATTCCTCCATCTTGGGTGTTCGCAGATGGGCTGAAATTCAAAAAGCCAGAGAGAATCAAGTCTCTCTGGCTCTTTTGATCTGGCTCTTTTGGTGTAGATAAAGTCGAATAGCGGATAGGCTTACAACGCTTACGCCTTCTCTAATAGACCTCTTGCATAAATGCTTTTCTGAGAGCGTGAATCGTTGGGCGGCACCGCTGCCCAACGATTCACGCAAGAGGTCTAATATAAGAACATAAGAAGCGGAGGAATTGGCTTGGAGGTTCTGCCCTGCACTGGAAAGAGCTTGAAGCCTTCGGCGCACCCCAAAAGGCAAAGGGCAGATTGCAAGTTGCACATTGCATTTAGTGCCCAAAAAAGGGCGCTCCAATGGAACACCCTTGTAGCTATCAACCTGTGATGAACACAGCCTTTAGAAGGTCATTTCAGCAGCCTGGACGCGCTCGACCTGCTTCTTCTTCAGCACCAGCAGGATTTGAGTCAGCGTAATGGCCGCTAGGAATGCAATCAGACCTTTAATGCGGTTCGGGCTTTGCAACACGATTTCGGTGTCCTTCTGACCAAAACCGCCGACGTTGGGGTTGTTGGTCAGTGCAGCACCACTGGCGACTTCTTCGCCTTCAGAAACGATTAGCTCTGGGCCAGCAGGAATCTTGTCCACCACGGTCGTACCGTCTTGGGTGCGAATCTTGACTTCGGCGCTGCCGTCGTCCGCTTTGGCGATCGCCGTAATCACGCCCGCCGCTGAGGCATTATAAACGGCGTTGTTGCTCTTTTCACCCGTGGGATAGACTTGTCCCCGCCCCCGGTTTGCGCCCAGGTGAACCGAGTATTTGCCAAAGGCAACGCTCTTGTTCGTGGCGGGGTCAGGCGACAGCACCGGGAAAACGATTTCCTCATACTGGTCGCCCGGTAGCGGCCCCACCAGCACGATATTTTGTTTGTCATCGGCGTAGGGCTGGAACAGGTAGCTAGGGCCGACCTCTTCCTTCATTTCTTCAGGAATACGGTCTTCCGGCGCAATGGTGAAGCCCTCCGGCAGTATTAGCACTGCCCCCACATTCAGCGGCCCCTTAGAACCGTCCGCCTGTACCTGCTGCACCGAATGGTCGTAGGGAATTTTCACCACGGCCTTAAACACAGAATCCGGCAGCACAGCCTGGGGCACCTCGATTTCGGCGGGTTTGGCGGCCAGGTGGCAGTTGGCACAGACGATGCGACCCGTGGCTTCGCGAGGATTGGCGTAGTTTTGCTGTGCCCAGAAGGGGTAGGCAGCAGCGGACTGAGGCAGCAGGGCATCGCTCGACACCAGCGCCGCTAGCGTCAGCACCGCCACCATCAGCCCCCGAACCAGAGCGGTTATACTCCGGCGACGAGAGGGAAATGAGCAAACCTTGAAGTTCATTTTTAGAGTGCGTGTTCGGTTTAGAAAAAGGTTCGGCAGAAATGGGCGATCGCCCAACGTTAAACCCAAAAATGGGGCAGGTCAGAACTAGGCAGGGCAACTCCCTAAGTCCACCAAGGCGCATCGCCCGTGCGGAAGTCGGTTTCCGTCCAGGGGGTCATGGCAATCTTGCCGTCTTCGGTGATCTCGGTATGCACCAGCGCTAGCGACAGCGGAGCCGGCCCGCGCACCACCTTACCCGTCGCGTCATATTGAGAGCCGTGGCAGGGGCAAATAAATTTATTTTCGCTGGCATTCCAGGGAACAACGCAGCCCAGGTGGGTACAAACCGCGTTGATGCCGTAGCTGGCGATCGCCCCAGCGTCTTCTACCACCAAATAGGTCGGGTCGCCCTTTAGCCCTTGCGCCAGCACGCGCTCGCCCACAGCATGGGTAGCCAAAAAGTCTTTCAACACCACATCGTTGCCCAGGGCATCTTTGGCCGTCACGCCGCCGCCTGCACCGCCACTGGAGGGGGGAATAAAGTACCGCACGACGGGATACAACATGCCCAGCACCGTGCCCGTGGCTGCCCCAAAAGTAAGAAGATTCATAAACTGCCGCCGGCCCAAATCGGGCACATCAGGCGTTCCAGAAGCTTGAGTCATGATTATGAACGGTGAGTTTAGAGAAGTAACGTTGGGTAAAACCCTGTCCGGTGCAAGGCCTCCATCCTTGGCAGCAGTCCTTGTTCGGCAATGGTTTACAGTTTTCTATGAAGTATTCTATAGCGCTGACCGCACCAGAAACCGCAGATAGCCCCTCTGAACAGCGGTATCGTAACGAAACGTAAAACTTCAGATCTCCTAAAATAAATCGAGCAGCCCAACCTGATAGCCCAACCCGACAGCCCAACCTGATAGCCCAACCTGATAGCCCAGCCTGATAGCCCAACCTGATAGCCCAACCTGAGCTGACCCCTGACTTCTTAAACCCTAATCCCTTAGCCCCTATGACTGGCGAGGAACTGCATCAGCTATTACTGACCAAATGGAGCCGCTCCTTCGACGTGCAGCTACGGAAGGTGCAGGGAAAGGTGTTGTTTCAAGTGATGTGGAAATATTTGGAGCAGGTGTCGTTTCCCATGACGGAAGACGAATACCTGGAGCATCTCAACGATGTCGCCAGTTATCTCACCGCGCTGGGCAGCGCTGAGCGAGTCCAGCAGTTCATTGAGCAGACCACAGAGAAGCCGCGCCTGGGAAAGGCAGTCAGCTATCCCATCGACCTGGGCGATCGCGCTTCGGAGTGGATGGTCTGACGGTCAAAAACTATCTTTGGAGCATGAACCCGGCCGCTATCGGCCCAGCAGCTTCACCATGCCCGTGCCGCCAAAGTAAAGCCCTAGCACTGCGCCCGCCAGTAAGCTCTGCGTCACCGGATCGGTAGAAGGCGTGAGGACTGCGCCCAGCACCGCGCCGCCCAGCACCACATACCGCCAGCCCGACAGCATTTGCCCAGAGGTGACGAGTCCCAAAAGCCCCAGGAGGACTTGAATGACTGGAATCTGGAATGCCAGCCCAGTGCTAAACAAGAGCAGCAGCACGAACTCAAAGTAGCGGTCGATGGACCAAAGCTGTTCCACAACGTCCGCGCCATAGCTAATAAAAAAGTTTAGGGCTGCGGGAATCAGCGCCACATAGGCAAACACCAGCCCGCCGACGAATAGGAAACTGGAGCCAAGAACGATGGGGCCAATGATACGTCGCTCTTTGCGAGTCAGCCCCGGCAGCACGAATTGAATAATCTGGTACAGCACAAACGGGCTGGCAACCAGCAAGCCGCTGTAGCCTGCGACTTTCAGCGACACGAAGAAGTATTCCCCTGGCGAAAGCTGAAGAAACTTCACCCCCTGCGCGGGCACTTCCAAAAGCTGCACGATGGGATTGACAAAGAAGAAGCAGATGATGACACCCACCACGGTTGCGATGAGGGCATAGAAAATCCGCATCCGCAGTTCTTCCAAATGGTCGAACAGGGACATTTCTACATCCAGATCAGCAACGTCATCCGTCTGCACATCCACAGCGGGCGATCGCCCAGGGTTAGCGGCGGTGTTCAGTCCATTCTGGGTGGCTCCGTTCTGGGTGGCGAGGTCGGTTTCCGTCGGGGCAGTCATGGGCAAGCTTTGCGGCAACGGGATAGAGCAGTCGTGT
The Thermoleptolyngbya sichuanensis A183 DNA segment above includes these coding regions:
- a CDS encoding Lin0512 family protein, which gives rise to MTHKRFIIEMGMGIDQHGQDPTVAAARAVRNAIAHNALPGIWEVAGLNHPDEMLVEVQVGVPYPELVRQAEVLAVLPFGQKRLIVESGGMVVQGRAIPELDDKNDEMLIAVAAVTVWV
- the ypfJ gene encoding KPN_02809 family neutral zinc metallopeptidase; the encoded protein is MRWEFGRRSTNIEDRRGMRPSRGVVGGGLGALLLALLVALLGGDPSMVLNQSPVYDSPAQVAPAPPQDDQAAAFVSTVLGYTEDTWSQIFREKGSKYVEPKLVLFSGVVNSGCGTAQASMGPFYCPLDQKVYLDMSFYNDMQRRLGAGGDFAYAYVIAHEVGHHVQNLLGISDQVQSMQRRVSKTQANQLSVRLELQADCFAGVWANRTHQAQQILEKGDVEEALNAAAAIGDDRLQKQAQGYAVPDSFTHGTSAQRVRWFTQGIKTGDVNQCNTFEATTL
- the rsmH gene encoding 16S rRNA (cytosine(1402)-N(4))-methyltransferase RsmH, with amino-acid sequence MATGPPPDEADGEGLHSDSLAADRLAPDPTSGAIAPTHITSEPAFHHIPVLGAEVLAGLAVKPGGRYLDATAGGGGHSRLILEAAPDTQLVALDQDEQAIAAIRANLAEFGDRVSVCHTNFAAYNPGAIRFDGILADLGVSSVQFDQGDRGFSFRHAAPLDMRMNRHQPLTAADIINTWDEVELANLFYRYGEERLSRRIACRIVEQRPFETTTELAEAIARSVPPAYRHGRIHPATRVFQSLRIAVNDELNVLEAFLNRSPAWLMPTGRLVVISFHSLEDRLVKHTFRAVPALRVITKKPVQPTDAELSANPRARSAKLRVAERIAETAPELPPKLNR
- a CDS encoding transporter substrate-binding domain-containing protein, with the protein product MKRLKFLFTAFLTALLTITLVTACNSSAPTAGGDAGRTLTMATSADYPPYEFIDTSSGSQEIVGFDVDIAKYITSKLGYGLKIDNIDFNALIPTLQSKRADFVMAGMTPTEERKQNVDFSQIYYEAKNAIVSKSGSGLTSAASLSGKTLGVQLGSIQEQAAKEFQGANVKALNRINEMIQELKAGRIDAILMEDTVAKGYMAANPDLEMNVLPNEGEAGSAIAFPKGSELLGQFDPVISEMKSNGELEKLIVKWFGSDTPAS
- the petA gene encoding cytochrome f, giving the protein MNFKVCSFPSRRRSITALVRGLMVAVLTLAALVSSDALLPQSAAAYPFWAQQNYANPREATGRIVCANCHLAAKPAEIEVPQAVLPDSVFKAVVKIPYDHSVQQVQADGSKGPLNVGAVLILPEGFTIAPEDRIPEEMKEEVGPSYLFQPYADDKQNIVLVGPLPGDQYEEIVFPVLSPDPATNKSVAFGKYSVHLGANRGRGQVYPTGEKSNNAVYNASAAGVITAIAKADDGSAEVKIRTQDGTTVVDKIPAGPELIVSEGEEVASGAALTNNPNVGGFGQKDTEIVLQSPNRIKGLIAFLAAITLTQILLVLKKKQVERVQAAEMTF
- the petC gene encoding cytochrome b6-f complex iron-sulfur subunit, producing MTQASGTPDVPDLGRRQFMNLLTFGAATGTVLGMLYPVVRYFIPPSSGGAGGGVTAKDALGNDVVLKDFLATHAVGERVLAQGLKGDPTYLVVEDAGAIASYGINAVCTHLGCVVPWNASENKFICPCHGSQYDATGKVVRGPAPLSLALVHTEITEDGKIAMTPWTETDFRTGDAPWWT
- a CDS encoding DUF3067 family protein; its protein translation is MTGEELHQLLLTKWSRSFDVQLRKVQGKVLFQVMWKYLEQVSFPMTEDEYLEHLNDVASYLTALGSAERVQQFIEQTTEKPRLGKAVSYPIDLGDRASEWMV
- the tatC gene encoding twin-arginine translocase subunit TatC, which translates into the protein MTAPTETDLATQNGATQNGLNTAANPGRSPAVDVQTDDVADLDVEMSLFDHLEELRMRIFYALIATVVGVIICFFFVNPIVQLLEVPAQGVKFLQLSPGEYFFVSLKVAGYSGLLVASPFVLYQIIQFVLPGLTRKERRIIGPIVLGSSFLFVGGLVFAYVALIPAALNFFISYGADVVEQLWSIDRYFEFVLLLLFSTGLAFQIPVIQVLLGLLGLVTSGQMLSGWRYVVLGGAVLGAVLTPSTDPVTQSLLAGAVLGLYFGGTGMVKLLGR